In one Heteronotia binoei isolate CCM8104 ecotype False Entrance Well chromosome 1, APGP_CSIRO_Hbin_v1, whole genome shotgun sequence genomic region, the following are encoded:
- the LOC132579727 gene encoding relaxin-3 receptor 2-like yields MESGFQGYEEANNSIYQNELLWGSSSEPAFISSDSSFGLRVSITCIYSVVCLVGLLGNGLVMYLIGAQKGKSTPIINIFIFGLAVADFQFSLMLPFWAAETALDFIWPFGEVMCKVVPSLTIVSIYANVSLLTAMSVTRYRTLASALKAGSTMTPNQAKWITVALWALALGATVPTVMFMAVQDIAGVQVCLFRFPTEYGLGIYRLHRVVFTFVIPLGIISASYFLLLRLLKTYQVNGNYTKRQKQVTTTIRLVVSSFFICWFPNHVVTVWGVLVKFHLLPIDKAFYFLHNYIFPLTTCLAHASSCLNPVLYCLMRNEFRKAMQETFWKLSKVVSSYWNSSTHKIGEEVVSVVLPLSPSENLSIKPKRDKENHTFSSSLELRTKETKLTTKVQLMPGPDMLL; encoded by the coding sequence ATGGAAAGTGGATTTCAAGGATACGAAGAAGCCAACAATTCCATATATCAGAATGAGTTGTTGTGGGGAAGCTCTAGTGAACCTGCCTTCATATCATCGGATTCATCGTTTGGCTTGCGAGTATCTATCACATGTATCTACTCCGTGGTCTGCCTGGTAGGATTATTGGGGAACGGGCTTGTCATGTATTTGATTGGGGCCCAGAAGGGCAAATCCACTCCCATCATTAATATTTTCATCTTTGGCTTAGCGGTGGCTGACTTCCAGTTCTCGTTGATGCTTCCCTTCTGGGCTGCAGAGACGGCCCTGGATTTCATTTGGCCCTTTGGCGAAGTGATGTGCAAAGTGGTCCCTTCTCTCACCATTGTCAGCATCTACGCTAACGTCTCGTTGCTCACCGCCATGAGTGTGACACGCTACCGGACTTTGGCATCTGCCCTGAAGGCTGGTTCTACCATGACTCCTAACCAGGCCAAATGGATCACTGTGGCTCTCTGGGCCTTGGCATTAGGGGCCACTGTGCCCACTGTAATGTTCATGGCCGTACAAGATATTGCTGGAGTGCAAGTATGTCTTTTCAGGTTCCCCACGGAATATGGCTTGGGCATCTACCGTCTCCACCGGGTGGTATTCACCTTTGTGATACCATTGGGAATCATCTCAGCCTCCTACTTTCTTCTTCTAAGGCTCCTCAAGACTTACCAAGTCAACGGCAACTATACCAAACGCCAGAAGCAAGTCACTACCACCATCCGGCTGGTGGTGAGCTCTTTCTTTATCTGTTGGTTTCCTAAtcacgtggtcactgtctgggGGGTTCTGGTCAAATTCCATCTACTGCCCATTGACAAAGCTTTCTACTTTCTCCACAACTACATCTTTCCACTCACGACGTGCTTGGCGCATGCTAGCAGCTGCCTCAATCCTGTCCTCTACTGCCTGATGCGGAACGAGTTCCGGAAAGCTATGCAGGAAACCTTTTGGAAACTCTCCAAAGTTGTGTCTTCTTACTGGAATTCCTCTACTCATAAGATAGGGGAGGAGGTTGTGTCAGTGGTTCTGCCTTTAAGTCCATCTGAAAATCTCTCCATAAAACCAAAACGGGACAAGGAGAACCAtactttttcctcctccttggaACTGAGAACCAAGGAAACAAAACTGACCACCAAGGTACAATTGATGCCAGGACCAGACATGCTGTTGTGA